One window of Entelurus aequoreus isolate RoL-2023_Sb linkage group LG06, RoL_Eaeq_v1.1, whole genome shotgun sequence genomic DNA carries:
- the gatd3l gene encoding ES1 protein, mitochondrial, whose product MLASRALLSKQTLAVLVQQPAAFVHQGSWGNTNVAVVFSGCGWWDGTDVHEGVYTMYHLSRNGARFQMFAPNQQQTEVMDHMKKQPASGDHRNTMVESARFSHNQGEMLMHDLSKLDVNTFDAVIFPGGYGVIKNLSSFVKDGKDCKLHADVERVLKDFHRSRKPIGLSSTAPVLACRVLPSLEVTMGYEREDNTNRWGKWPHTNMVQAVKSMGARHNVREPYEAHVDEKNKVVSTPSFMWETEQHYHYIFDGIGNMVKHVMRMTSK is encoded by the exons ATGCTGGCATCCAGGGCTCTGCTGTCCAAACAGACGCTGGCGGTTCTCGTCCAACAGCCAGCAGCCTTTGTCCATCAAGGCAGCTGGGGGAACACCAACGTGGCCGTG GTGTTTTCAGGATGCGGCTGGTGGGACGGCACCGATGTCCACGAGGGCGTGTA caccatgtaCCATCTGAGCCGCAATGGCGCCCGCTTCCAGATGTTTGCTCCCAATCAGCAGCAGACTGAAGTGATGGACCACATGAAGAAGCAGCCCGCCTCTGGAGACCACCG AAACACGATGGTGGAGTCTGCTCGCTTCAGTCATAACCAAGGAGAGATGCTCATGCACGATCTGTCCAAGCTGGACGTCAACACTTTTGACGCCGTCATATTTCCAGGAGGCTACGGGGTCATCAAGAACCT GTCCTCTTTTGTGAAGGATGGCAAAGACTGCAAGCTGCACGCTGACGTGGAGAGAGTGCTGAAAGATTTCCATCGCTCTCGTAAGCCCATTGG TCTGTCCAGCACGGCTCCCGTGCTGGCATGCCGTGTGCTGCCCAGCCTGGAGGTGACCATGGGCTACGAACGAGAAGACAACACCAACCGCTGGGGGAAGTGGCCTCACACCAACATGGTGCAGGCAGTCAAGAGCATGGGGGCTCGTCACAATGTCCGTGAACCAT ACGAGGCCCACGTGGACGAGAAGAACAAAGTGGTCAGCACTCCGTCCTTCATGTGGGAGACGGAGCAGCACTACCATTATATATTTGACGGCATCGGCAACATGGTCAAGCATGTCATGCGCATGACCAGCAAGTGA
- the LOC133651627 gene encoding uncharacterized protein LOC133651627 isoform X2, protein MLRHYRARHENEVPETPRINSATRKQMLDEALLNFIVKDCQLFSIVESEGFRELVQVLEPSYVLPTRKTIKKMLVTKYEEERERVKLEVQQAVAITFGNIWIWKWEGRQKTLLQMPYKRSNGTWQREM, encoded by the exons ATGCTGAGGCATTATAGGGCCAGGCATGAAAATGAAGTTCCAGAGACACCCAGGATAAACTCAG CTACCAGGAAGCAGATGCTGGATGAGGCTCTGCTGAACTTCATTGTGAAAGACTGCCAGCTCTTCAGCATTGTGGAGAGTGAAGGGTTCAGGGAACTGGTGCAGGTCCTTGAGCCATCATATGTTTTGCCTACCAGAAAG ACCATCAAAAAAATGCTGGTGACAAAATATGAGGAGGAACGGGAACGAGTGAAATTGGAAGTACAGCAAGCTGTGGCA ataACCTTTGGAAACATCTGGATATGGAAGTGGGAAGGCAGACAAAAAACTCTACTGCAGATGCCATACAAGAGGTCCAACGGTACCTGGCAGAGGGAAATGTAG
- the LOC133651627 gene encoding E3 SUMO-protein ligase ZBED1-like isoform X1, translating into MLRHYRARHENEVPETPRINSATRKQMLDEALLNFIVKDCQLFSIVESEGFRELVQVLEPSYVLPTRKTIKKMLVTKYEEERERVKLEVQQAVAVSITADMWTSVNMEAYLALTCHYINDNLQLCTSVLGVQYFPQSHTADNLAQVKRDMMADWAITNKVKCFVTDAAPNMIASTRQLQIRHSICIAHSLNLLVRKSCDQIPTLASIRHKARHIVTYFRSSTTAKEKLAQVQQQMGRPTLKLINEVATRWNSTYEMLSRLHDEKESVWVSLASLKTDLTPLTADEFNIVGETLIVLAPFHQATVELSEERRVSGSKVIPMMKMLYLALEHSASTLQTQAAKHLHENWKRRVTDTTSNLESLSVLTLATLLDPRYKSLGFRSSFKLNDAIIRLRSECASVIGHTNEPLPGPSAEQLSAPTSGIYSALFVCCCLKSCNKMHIFCF; encoded by the exons ATGCTGAGGCATTATAGGGCCAGGCATGAAAATGAAGTTCCAGAGACACCCAGGATAAACTCAG CTACCAGGAAGCAGATGCTGGATGAGGCTCTGCTGAACTTCATTGTGAAAGACTGCCAGCTCTTCAGCATTGTGGAGAGTGAAGGGTTCAGGGAACTGGTGCAGGTCCTTGAGCCATCATATGTTTTGCCTACCAGAAAG ACCATCAAAAAAATGCTGGTGACAAAATATGAGGAGGAACGGGAACGAGTGAAATTGGAAGTACAGCAAGCTGTGGCAGTGAGTATAACAGCTGACATGTGGACATCTGTAAACATGGAGGCTTACTTGGCTCTTACCTGTCACTACATCAATGATAATTTGCAGTTGTGTACATCTGTGTTGGGTGTGCAATACTTTCCACAAAGTCACACTGCTGACAATTTGGCCCAGGTCAAAAGGGACATGATGGCAGACTGGGCCATAACTAATAAAGTAAAGTGTTTTGTGACCGACGCAGCACCAAACATGATTGCATCCACTAGACAGCTCCAAATTCGACACTCAATTTGCATTGCACATAGTCTTAATTTATTAGTTAGAAAATCATGTGACCAGATCCCCACACTTGCATCCATCAGACACAAAGCTAGGCACATTGTCACATACTTCAGATCGAGCACTACAGCTAAGGAGAAGCTTGCTCAAGTGCAGCAACAGATGGGACGGCCAACCCTGAAACTCATCAATGAGGTGGCAACACGCTGGAACAGCACATATGAAATGCTGTCAAGGCTACATGATGAGAAGGAGTCAGTGTGGGTATCTCTGGCCTCTCTAAAAACAGATTTGACTCCACTTACAGCTGATGAGTTTAACATCGTAGGAGAAACACTTATTGTGCTTGCTCCTTTCCATCAAGCCACAGTGGAGTTGTCTGAGGAGAGGCGAGTGTCAGGGTCAAAGGTCATCCCGATGATGAAAATGCTCTACCTTGCACTAGAGCATAGTGCTTCAACCTTGCAAACACAGGCAGCCAAACACCTCCATGAAAATTGGAAGCGTCGAGTCACAGACACTACTTCCAATCTGGAGTCATTAAGTGTGTTGACCCTAGCAACACTTCTTGACCCCAGATATAAATCACTCGGGTTCCGCAGTTCTTTTAAATTAAATGACGCCATCATTCGCCTACGTTCCGAATGCGCGTCTGTCATCGGACACACAAATGAGCCCCTGCCAGGACCATCTGCAGAACAGCTGTCTGCACCCACTTCaggcatttattcagcattatttgtttgttgttgtttgaaatcatgtaataaaatgcatattttttgtttttaa